The DNA region CGCTGATCACACGGCTGGGCCTGGACCGCTCGCTCTTCCCTCCGCTGCGCGAGCCGGGTGAGCAGGCGGGGACGCTCCTGCCGTACGTGGCCGAGCTGACCGGCCTGCGGGTGGGCACACCCGTGACGACGGTCGCCTCGCACGACACCGCGTCCGCCGTGGCAGCGGTCCCGGCCGTCGAGCCGGGCTTCGCGTACGTGTCGTGCGGCACGTGGTCGCTGGCCGGTCTGGAACTCGACGCCCCGGTGCTCACGGAGGAATCGAGGGCGGCGAACTTCACCAACGAGCGCGGGGTGGACGGCACCGTCCGCTATCTACGCAACATCATGGGCATGTGGCTGCTCGAGGAGTGCCGCCGCACATGGGAGCGCGAGGGTATCTCCCCGAGCCTGGCCGGGCTTCTCGCGGACGCGGCGCGTGCCCGGCCCTTCGCCTCGGTGATCGATCCCGACGACCCGGTGTTCATGGCGCCCGGTGACATGCCGTCACGGATCGACGAGGCTCTCACACGGACGGGGCAGCCACTGCCGGACAGCCCCGGCGGGTATGTGCGGTGCGTGCTGGAGAGCCTCGCGCTGGCCCACCGCAGAACGCTGCGCGAGGCCGCCCGGCTGGCGGGCCGCGCACTGACCCGGATCCATCTGGTGGGCGGGGGATCACGCAACGAGTTGCTGTGCCAGTGGACCGCCGACGCCACCGGGCTTCCGGTCACCGCGGGACCCGCCGAGGCGACCGCGCTCGGCAATGTGCTGCTCCAGGCCAGGGCGCACGGGCTGGTCGGAGGTCTGACGGACATGCGGCGGCTCGTCGCCCGCACCCAGGAACTGCGCCACTACGACCCGCGGGGGGACGCGATGGCGTGGGACACGGCTGCCGACCGCTTGGCAGCGGCGCGCCTGTGACAGCCCCGGGGAGCCCCGGTGCGCGGCCCGGCGCTCCCCTGGGGCCAGGCCCCGGGCGCGGCCCGATGGCCGAAATCAGTGTGCGGCCAGGCCGAGTTCCCGCTCGCCGAGCGGCTCGAAGTGGCGGGCGACGTCGGCGGCGCTGACCTCGGCCGGCTCCGCGGGCATCCACCGGGGGTTGCGGTCCTTGTCGATGATCTGGGCGCGTACGCCTTCCACCAGGTCGTGCCCGGTGAATGCACGGCATGAAACCCGGAACTCCTGATCGAGAGCGGCTTCGAGACTGCTGAGACGCCTCGCCCGGCGTACCGCTTCGAGGGTGACCTTCAGTGCGGTGGGCGACTTGGTGACGAGCGTGGCCGCGGTCTCCTTCGTAGCGGGCGTACCGCTCTCCAGCAGCCGCTCGATGATCTCCTCGACGGTGTCCGCGGCATAGCAGTCGTCGATCCACTGCCGGCATGCGGCGAGCTCACCCTCGGGGGCCTTCTCCGCATATCCGAGCACCGTGTCCGTCACCTGGGCGGGTGTGGCGCTCCGGGCGAGGGCCCGGCCGAGTTCTTCCAGGCGGTGTGAGGGGACGAAGTGGTCGGCCAGCCCGCAGGCGATGGCATCCGCCGCGTGCACGGCCTGCCCCGTGAGGGCCAGGTGGGTGCCGAGCTCGCCGGGCGCCGCGGCCAGCAGATAGGTACCGCCGACGTCGGGGACGAACCCGATGCCGGTCTCCGGCATGGCGACGCGGGAGCGTTCCGTGACGACACGGACGTCGCCGTGGGACGAGATGCCGACACCGCCGCCCATGACGATGCCGTCCATCAGCGCGACGTACGGCTTGGCGAAGCGGGCGATCCTGGCGTTGAGCCGGTACTCGTCGCGCCAGAAGTCCACGGAGGCCCGTCGGCCCGCCCTGGCGTCCTCGTAGATCGACCGGATGTCACCGCCCGCGCACAGACCGCGCTCACCGGCTCCGCTGACCACGACGTGCGTGACCGCGTCGTCACCCGCGGCCGAGGTGAGCGCGTCGTCGATGCTCCGCACCATGGTGTGGGTCAGCGCGTTCAGGGCCCGTGGGCGGTTCAGCGTGATGTGCAGGGTGTGGCCCTGGATCTGCAGCAGGACGGGCTCGTCGTCGTTCATGGCATGCGCTCCGGTCAGCCGTGGGAGTTCTCCGGCTGCCATTCTGCGGCCGTGGCCTGCGTGCTCCGGAGCCGGGTCTCCCGGGGGACCGCTGTGGCACTCCCGCCTCACGGGCTCGACAATTGAGACCAACGGGCAGCGACGTCCAGCGGCCCCGCCGGACCATCTCCGGAGCGCGCATGACCGACTCCCCACGGCGAGCAGACGACTCGACCCCCCGGCCGCTCCAGTCCGACCTGCGCCACAGCGGTGAGACGGGGACCGCCGAGCGTCTCGCCATGAACCGCACCGGCAGCTTCGAATGGGATCTTGACACCCGGACCCTGGACATCGACGAGGCCGGACTCATGGTCTTCGGCGTCGATCCGGCCACGTTCGACGCCCGGCCCGCGACCGTGATGGAACGGCTGGATCCGGCGGAGCGCACCCGTTTGGACGCCGCGATAGACGAGGCGATCACCGGTGGGGACAATTCCTACAGCGTCCACTTCCAGGTCCCCCTGACCGACGGGAGGCGCCAGTGGACCCACGTCCAGGCGCGGATCCTGCGTTCGGGGGACGGCCGGGCACACCGTGTCATCGGTGTGGTGCGGGACGCGACGGCCGAGGTCACCCATTCGGCCTTCGTGCTGGATCTGGAAAGGCGCCATCAACGCCAGACCGGAATCGTGGAACGCACCACGAGCGCGCTGTCCCGTGCGGTGACCGTGGACGACGTCACCGCCGCCCTCACCGGCCCCGGCGGACTGTCCAGACTCGGTTCGGACGGGATGTCCCTCGGGCTGGTGGAGAACTCGGTCCTCAACATCGTCGCGCTGAGCGGCGACTGCGTGGAGTCCCTCGACGGGCTGGCCCCCGGGGTGCTGGACGCGCGCCTGCCCCTGGGGGACGTGATCCTCAGCGGGCGGCCGAGGTTCATCACCTCGCTGGAGTCCCTGGTCCGGCGTTACCCGGTGCTCGAGCCGTACAGGGACGACCTGAACTTCCGGGCCGCCGCCTACCTGCCGCTGGTGGCCCAGGCGCGTTCTCTGGGCGCCATCGCGCTGTTCTACCGGGAACGGACGATGTTCAGTGCCGACGAGCGGATCCTCTGCCTGGGGCTGGCCGCCATCGTGGCGCAGTCGCTCCAGCGGGCGATGCTGTTCGACGAGGAGCGTGAGTTCGCCACGGGACTGCAGTCGGCGATGCTTCCCCGCCGGATCCAGGAGATCGAGGGCGGCGAGATCGCGGTCCGCTACCACGCGGCGTGGAGCGGTCGCCAGGTCGGCGGCGACTGGTACGACGTGATCGCGTTGCCCAAGAACCGCTTCGGCGTGGTGGTAGGGGATGTGCAGGGCCATGACACACATGCCGCCGCGATCATGGGACAGCTGCGCATCGCCCTGCGCGCTTACGCCGCCGAGGGGCATCCGCCACCGACCGTGCTGGCCCGAGCCTCACGTTTCCTGGCCGAACTGGACACCGACCGCTTCGCCACGTGCACCTACGCTCAGGTGGATCTCGCCACGGGTGCGGTACGCGTGGTGCGTGCCGGGCACTTCGGGCCGCTGATCCGGCATGCCGACGGGCGGGTCGGGTCTCCTCAGGTGCGCGGCGGCCTTCCGTTGGGCATTTCCACCGCCTTCTCGGACGAGGAGTTCCCGGAGACTCGTCTCGACCTGGTGCCGGGCGAGACCCTTGTCCTGTACACCGATGGGCTGGTGGAGGAACCGGGCGCTGACCTCGA from Streptomyces sp. B1I3 includes:
- a CDS encoding SpoIIE family protein phosphatase, with the protein product MTDSPRRADDSTPRPLQSDLRHSGETGTAERLAMNRTGSFEWDLDTRTLDIDEAGLMVFGVDPATFDARPATVMERLDPAERTRLDAAIDEAITGGDNSYSVHFQVPLTDGRRQWTHVQARILRSGDGRAHRVIGVVRDATAEVTHSAFVLDLERRHQRQTGIVERTTSALSRAVTVDDVTAALTGPGGLSRLGSDGMSLGLVENSVLNIVALSGDCVESLDGLAPGVLDARLPLGDVILSGRPRFITSLESLVRRYPVLEPYRDDLNFRAAAYLPLVAQARSLGAIALFYRERTMFSADERILCLGLAAIVAQSLQRAMLFDEEREFATGLQSAMLPRRIQEIEGGEIAVRYHAAWSGRQVGGDWYDVIALPKNRFGVVVGDVQGHDTHAAAIMGQLRIALRAYAAEGHPPPTVLARASRFLAELDTDRFATCTYAQVDLATGAVRVVRAGHFGPLIRHADGRVGSPQVRGGLPLGISTAFSDEEFPETRLDLVPGETLVLYTDGLVEEPGADLDAGVAALIHEVSEGPPGAEALADHLSDRLWERWGSGDDVALLVLRRSPDTGSPRAPRLHQYIHQADPEGLSDARAIVRQALSDWDMAALADDAELLTGELLVNVLLHTEGGAVLTLEVLPEPVRRIRLSVQDRSSAWPRRRTPGETSTSGRGLLLLDAVAARWGIEPHGEGKAVWCEIGPGGPATSAAEHDGGVPHRT
- a CDS encoding rhamnulokinase family protein, which encodes MSATSRLDPVFAAVDLGATSGRVITARVGPDSLVLTEAHRFANTPVRLPDGLRWNVLALYQGMLDGLRAAARGGPPTSVGVDTWAVDYGLLDSDGALLGVPFHYRDGRNAAAAEEVLAGSTPQQLYDTNGLQHLPFNTVFQLAAHRSTAQWPAARTLLLMPDLLVYWLTGTVGAEVTNASTTGLLDARTGTWSDALITRLGLDRSLFPPLREPGEQAGTLLPYVAELTGLRVGTPVTTVASHDTASAVAAVPAVEPGFAYVSCGTWSLAGLELDAPVLTEESRAANFTNERGVDGTVRYLRNIMGMWLLEECRRTWEREGISPSLAGLLADAARARPFASVIDPDDPVFMAPGDMPSRIDEALTRTGQPLPDSPGGYVRCVLESLALAHRRTLREAARLAGRALTRIHLVGGGSRNELLCQWTADATGLPVTAGPAEATALGNVLLQARAHGLVGGLTDMRRLVARTQELRHYDPRGDAMAWDTAADRLAAARL
- a CDS encoding enoyl-CoA hydratase/isomerase family protein is translated as MNDDEPVLLQIQGHTLHITLNRPRALNALTHTMVRSIDDALTSAAGDDAVTHVVVSGAGERGLCAGGDIRSIYEDARAGRRASVDFWRDEYRLNARIARFAKPYVALMDGIVMGGGVGISSHGDVRVVTERSRVAMPETGIGFVPDVGGTYLLAAAPGELGTHLALTGQAVHAADAIACGLADHFVPSHRLEELGRALARSATPAQVTDTVLGYAEKAPEGELAACRQWIDDCYAADTVEEIIERLLESGTPATKETAATLVTKSPTALKVTLEAVRRARRLSSLEAALDQEFRVSCRAFTGHDLVEGVRAQIIDKDRNPRWMPAEPAEVSAADVARHFEPLGERELGLAAH